DNA from bacterium:
CACCTTGAGCCACGGCAGCTCTCGCTGGATGACATCGGAGAAGAACGCGCTCACGCCGGACTCCACATCGGGGTTGTCCGGAGTACGCCAACACGGAATGGCGAGCGTGCGTTCGAGGAGTGATGGTGCGTCAATCATAGCGGCGGGGTTCGTTCTGCACTCCACCACTATACGGCGCAAACCGCCGCGCTGTCAAGCATTGGACATCACCGCGTCACGATCGCGTCCACCACCAATCGGAGTTGCACTCGCCGTTCATGAGGAACGGTGCACGCTTGTGCGTGCCTGACTGCTCATCCCCGCGCTCGGCGGAATCGCCATCGGAAGCGACCGCATCGGGCGCGTCCACGCGCACCGGCAAGACCTCCGGCTTCGTCGTCTGTCCCGCGAGTCCACCGTACCGCATCCACATCGTTGTACACATCACATCCTCCGCTCAGTACTCGACGACGAACCGTCGTCATGTTATACCTGAGCTGGAGGTGGTTGGACCCATGTCCAAGGGATTCGTCCCAAGGAACACCAACCACCTCCAGCCGTTTCACTGCAACTCCGACACTACCCGTGCGTGATGAACGTCATGGTCATCACCTCCTTTCAGAACACCTCATCAAACCGCTCGCCATCTGGCCCATCCGTCACACCACGCGACGAAGTAGGCCAACCGAGCGCATCCGTTCCGCGATCGCTATCGCAATCGCAGTCGTCCGTACGGCGACGGTCTCGACCGCGCCCCAGCACGTCACCGCGCTCCGCATCATCGGGCATCTGCGTATCACGCATCGTCACCTCCGTTCAATTGGGAAAGAACAACGAACGTCACACACCCCGCTTCCTGGGAAGCGGGGTGTGATCGTTGCACGGTTGGTACGCTTGATCTACTCGATACGCGCGCACACGTCATCACACCCCGCAGGACCGCGGAGATGCTTAAACGAGTACCACGTGGAGACACGAGTGATCATAGCCCTCTCACCATAGCATCGCGATCATCGCTGTCAAATGGCGCTGTGGAGAACCATCTCCTCCAGCGTACCGTCGTCACATCCGCTCGAGCGGCTCGATGCCGAGGATCGTGAGGCCACGCGCGAGGGTTTGCTGCGCCACTTCCAACAAAATACCTCGCTGGGCTCCAATATCCACGTCATCAACGAGTACATGTGCATCGCGGTAAAAATCAGCGAAGGTCTTGGCGAACTCGTAGAGAAACTGTGCGAGCGTTGAAGGGTCGCGCTCGCGTGCGGCACCAACAAGAACATCCTCGAAACGAGCAATCATGCACAGGAGCTGTTTCTCTGAAGGTTGCTCAAAGAGATACTTCCCCGTCAAACCCCTTCGCATTGATGCCACTCGTGCACCTTCCACTTTCCGCAGAATCGCACACATGCGCGCGTGCGCGTACTGGAGGTATGGCCCGGTCTTGCCAGAGAACGCCACAGCCGCATGAGGATCAAAGGTCACCGTAGACCGCGGCGAGACGCTGAGAAGCATGAAGCGAAGCGCAGCCATCGCAATGGCGGACGCGCGCGCGCGATCGCCATTGCGCGCGACGATCGGCGGCTCGTCCGTCCCCGCGTCCGGCTCGCCTGGCACCGGATCTTCTCGCCGCGCGATCTCCTCCTCCGCAAGCTGCGTGATCTTTGCGATGAGGTCGTCCGCATCCACTACCGTCCCCTCGCGCGACTTCATCTTCCCCTCCGGGAGGTTCACCATCTCATACGAGAGATGCTCAACCGTTGGCATCCCGAGCATCGTGAGGATCGCATTGAGCTGCTTGAAGTAGTAGTCCTGCTCCACGGCGGTAATGACGATCTGTCGCGCACCACCGTCGTCGCGCGCTTTCGCGGCAACGAGCGCGAGGTCCTGCGTCGCGTACACCGTCGTCCCATCCGCGCGGATGACCACCTTGTCATCGAGCCCCACCGCGTCGAGCTTCGCGACGGTGTTACCCTTCGCATCATGCGTGAGCGTCCCGCTCGCCACCCCGCGCTCCACGATCGCGCGGCCCTGCTCGTAGATGGCGCTCTCGCGGTACGTGCGCTCAAACGCGACACCGAGCTTCCCGTACGTCTCCTCGTGCCCCGCGATCACCCAATCCACCATGCGCTGCCAGAGCGCGAGCGTCTCCTGATCACCGGCCTCCCACTTCCGTACGAGCTCTTGTGCCTCCTCGAGCAAACCCGCGTCGTGCTGCTGCTTCTGATCGAACACGACGTACCAGTTCCCCACGAAGTGATCGCCCTTGAGTCCTTCCGACTCCGGCGTTGACCCCGCCCCCCACCGTGCGTATGCGAGCATCGCCTTCGCCATCGCGATCCCACGATCGTTGAGCAACAGCACCCGCCGCACGGTGTGCCCCGTTGCTTCCAACAGCCGCGCGACCGCCTCACCGTAAAACGCATTGCGCAGATGTCCGAGGTGGAGCGGCTTATTCGCATTCGGTGAAATGAACTCCAGGATAACCTCCTGACCCTCCCCCTCATCTTGAGGGTCCCGACGCGAGGTCGGGATCCCGGCCGGTTTCCTTTGGGCTGCAGCGTCGGGAGGAGCTGGAGGGGGTGCGGGTACCGCCAACACGCGCTGCGCCACCTCGCCCGCATCGAGCGTGATGTTGCAGTACGCCCCCGCAACACCCGCCTGCGCAACGAGCGGATGCGCGGCGAGCGCGTCTGCGATGCGCGATGCGATGGCCTGCGGCTTCTCCGAGAGCTGCTTTCCCAGCACAAAGCACGGCACCGCGAGGTCCCCCATCGCAGCATCCGGCGGAATTTCAAATGCCAGTGCCTCGATTTCCACCGTCGGCACCGCCCCATGCGCCGCCTCGCGCAGCTCGTCGAGCATCGTGGACCACACGGACATATGCTACTTCGCAACCACCCGCACGAAGTGTCGCTTCCCCTTCTGGATCAACACTCCATCCTTGGCTACGACGACCACCGCGCTGATATCGCTCATAATACTCCCATCAACCTTCACGCCACGCTGCTGCACCACACGCCGCGCCTCGGCCTTTGAGGGTACGAGTGCTGCCACCACAAGGAGGTCGAGAATGTTCCACTTGCCACGCTTTACGGGGACGCTCGTCATCTCCTCCGGCATCTCGTGCTTCTGAAACGTCTTCACGAACGCCTCCTGCGCCTTGTCTGCATCCTTGACACCATAACGCATGCGCACCAACTCGCGGGCGAGGCGCATCTTGAGGTCGCGTGGATTTGCACCATCCTTCAACATCGTGATGATCGCATCCACTTCCTCCATCGGCACGCTTGTACACTGCACGAAGCACGGGACGATGACGCCATCCGGCAGCGCCATGGCCTGACCGTACAACTCCGCGGCCGCGACGCCAAGCTCCACCATATTCCCCTCGCTCTTCCCGATCTTCTTCCCGCTCGCGTCCGTCAGGAGCGGCACCGTGATGACGAACTTCTCCCGCTCCTGCATCTTCCGCACATAGTCGCGCCCCATGAGCATGTTGAACGTCTGATCCGTCCCCCCGATCTCCACATCCACCTCCATCGCCACGCTGTCGTAGCCCTGGAGCACGGGGTAGATGAACTCATGCGCGCTGATCGGTTTCCCCTCGCGCATCCGCTCCTGGAACATATCGCGCTCGAGCAGCCGCTGGACGGTTGTGAGCGACAGCGTTTCCAGCAACTGCTGTGCCGATACCTTATCCCACCACTCGCCATTGCGACGCACGGTGAACCCGCGCGCGAGCACGGCACCCGCCTGCTCCTTGTATCGCTTCGCGTTCGCGCGCACCTGCGCACGCGTGAGCTGCACGCGCGTCTTGGACTTGCCCGTCGGATCGCCGATCATGCCCGTGAAGTCCCCGATGAGCATGATGACCTCGTGTCCGAGATCCTGGAACTGTCGCAACTTCTGCAACACCGTGAGGTGCCCGATGTGCAGCGTGTCCGCCGTCGGATCAATACCATTGTAGATGCGCAGCTTCTTCCCCGATTCCAGCACCTCCTGCAGCGCATCCGCACTCGGGTACACCGTATCCACGCCTCGGGTGAGAAGCTCGTTGATAGCTGCGCTGTCTTGTTTTGACTGCATACATCGTTCAATGATTGCACCGTATGAGATTTCTCACTCCGCTACGCTCCGTTCGAAATGACAGGATGGTGTCATTTCGACCGAAGGGAGAAATCTCACACGAAACACTCTAGCGAAAGGTCACGCAAATCAGGATTCTGTTGCTTGATGAGTGCCCATTTCTTCATGCGGCTCCACTTCTTGAGCTCTTTCTCACGCGACAGTGCTCCCATGACCTCGTTACAACATTCATAGTACACGAGATCGTGGCACCGGTAGCGTTTCGTGAAACCGTCCACGATGCCCTCCCGATGTTCGATGACACGACGCGCGAGATCATTCGTCATACCAATATACGAAACGGTCCGCCACTTGTTCATCATGATGTAGACGTAGTATGCGCGCTCCTCCATACACTGAGCCCTTGCCCGTAATGTACCGTGTGAGATTTCTCACTCCGCTACGCTCCATTCGAAATGACACGAGGGGTGGTGTCATTTCGACCAACGGGAGAAATCTCACACGAAACATTGTTACGAAGCGGGTGACATTGCGTAGTCAGTGCACTCTGCTCGAAACAACGGCATAAAAACGATTTGTTCCTTCAGTTCTGCATACATCGTTCTGCGTTTAGTACACGATCACCCCCTGCCGCCCGAGCTGCTCCCAGTTCTCCAAAAACTCGTCGAGCTCCCAGTACTGTTCGCCGTAGATGGGATCCATGACGTGGAAACCCTCTACCGCATCGG
Protein-coding regions in this window:
- the argS gene encoding arginine--tRNA ligase gives rise to the protein MSVWSTMLDELREAAHGAVPTVEIEALAFEIPPDAAMGDLAVPCFVLGKQLSEKPQAIASRIADALAAHPLVAQAGVAGAYCNITLDAGEVAQRVLAVPAPPPAPPDAAAQRKPAGIPTSRRDPQDEGEGQEVILEFISPNANKPLHLGHLRNAFYGEAVARLLEATGHTVRRVLLLNDRGIAMAKAMLAYARWGAGSTPESEGLKGDHFVGNWYVVFDQKQQHDAGLLEEAQELVRKWEAGDQETLALWQRMVDWVIAGHEETYGKLGVAFERTYRESAIYEQGRAIVERGVASGTLTHDAKGNTVAKLDAVGLDDKVVIRADGTTVYATQDLALVAAKARDDGGARQIVITAVEQDYYFKQLNAILTMLGMPTVEHLSYEMVNLPEGKMKSREGTVVDADDLIAKITQLAEEEIARREDPVPGEPDAGTDEPPIVARNGDRARASAIAMAALRFMLLSVSPRSTVTFDPHAAVAFSGKTGPYLQYAHARMCAILRKVEGARVASMRRGLTGKYLFEQPSEKQLLCMIARFEDVLVGAARERDPSTLAQFLYEFAKTFADFYRDAHVLVDDVDIGAQRGILLEVAQQTLARGLTILGIEPLERM
- the tyrS gene encoding tyrosine--tRNA ligase — protein: MQSKQDSAAINELLTRGVDTVYPSADALQEVLESGKKLRIYNGIDPTADTLHIGHLTVLQKLRQFQDLGHEVIMLIGDFTGMIGDPTGKSKTRVQLTRAQVRANAKRYKEQAGAVLARGFTVRRNGEWWDKVSAQQLLETLSLTTVQRLLERDMFQERMREGKPISAHEFIYPVLQGYDSVAMEVDVEIGGTDQTFNMLMGRDYVRKMQEREKFVITVPLLTDASGKKIGKSEGNMVELGVAAAELYGQAMALPDGVIVPCFVQCTSVPMEEVDAIITMLKDGANPRDLKMRLARELVRMRYGVKDADKAQEAFVKTFQKHEMPEEMTSVPVKRGKWNILDLLVVAALVPSKAEARRVVQQRGVKVDGSIMSDISAVVVVAKDGVLIQKGKRHFVRVVAK
- a CDS encoding GIY-YIG nuclease family protein; translation: MEERAYYVYIMMNKWRTVSYIGMTNDLARRVIEHREGIVDGFTKRYRCHDLVYYECCNEVMGALSREKELKKWSRMKKWALIKQQNPDLRDLSLECFV